The genomic window CTCCCGGTGCGTTGCTTTCCTCCGCGGGTTTCCCAGACTCCACGCAGCCCAGCGGGCTCAGCTTGTCGCCGTGGAAACAGTGGCCCTGCGCCGCCCCTCTCTTCGCCCCCAGGGATGGAGGCGGAGCGGTCGGCGGTACCGATGCCCCTCCCTGCTTTGCCGGCGGCGGGGTGCCGAGGCCCGCCGAAAGCGGGCACGAGGGGCTGTGCGGGGTGCAGGTGGAGCAGGTCCCGGAGCTGGGCGCCCCTTGGAGGCGCACCGGGGAGTAGCTGCCGAGGGGCGAGGGGCGCACCGATCCGGGCGGAGGAGGGGCTGCCGCAGCCACAGTCCCCTGGTACCTGTGCACGATTTCGGCCGCGTCTCCACCGTCCTCCCCCGCCGGATCtccggagccggagccggaaGTGGAGCTGGAGCGGGCCTGCATCCCAGAGACGTAGCCCGAGAGCAGGGGcagctggggcttgggctgcgGGGGTCTGGAGGCGAACTGGTGGTGGAAGGTGAAGGGCTGGATGGGGAGGGTGGTGGGCCGCTGGTCCTTGCTGTAGCGCACCACCGCCGGGCCGCTGTCTGAGGAGGTCGAGAGGCCACCTGGACGAGAACCAGAACAACAGGATTAGAATGAATGTATTTGATGTAGATGTACCTAATAAAGAGGCTACTGAAATAGTAGAGGATCATAATAAATGTACTATTCCAGTTCAGGCTTTAATTTAGAGGTACAACTAAAAAGTAATTTGCAGAACTTTTAATTACCTGCAAATTCGAAAGTGTTAAAGATCAAAAGATCAAAAGATTTTTGATTcaaatagaagaaaaacaagtctGCTTCACTTGTCTTCATGGATATTCAGACTTACATCAGGttactttacaaaacaatagGTCTTAAATAGGCCGATAAGCgtgaaaacataaacacaatttaCTTATTAACAAGAGTCCAAGTTGAAAACTTCAAAATTACTTTCTTCAAATCCGAAAAGGTGCTTCCACTTTAGGAACAGGTGAATGAACTATGACATCGTTACGATGAGGTCACGTGACTGGACGAACATGGAGGTTAGACACATAAAAAACTGCTCAATCATGAGTCACGACagcccttacacacacacacacacaaacacgcacacgcacacgcacacgcacacgcacacgcacactaaaCCTGAAGGCCCTGCGTCAGGAGGGACACCAGCGAGGAGAAGCCTTTTTTCCTGCACTTCTCTGCCAcggagtcagtcagtcagtctgtgtgtgtgtgtgtgtgtgtgtgtgtgtgtgtgtgtgtgttcctcgaTCCAGTGCAGCGGAGGACAGACGGGAGAGAGCGCGTGACGTAGACAACGTTGCGCAAGCTGTTTTTATCGCCCTGAAGGCCGGCCCACCGGTGTCACCTGAGCCGGGTGCAGTGGCGTCTCTCGGCCACAGAGGGCGACgcagagctgctgcaggaacacaaggagggaggagggaggagggaggagggaggagggaggaaccCAGCAGGCCTGAGCTCACACTGGGGATGGAGGATGGAAACgctccctttctgtctctcttgctCCGTCATCCctctaatccccccccccccccctcgattcccctcttttcctccccacacccacctctcctctctcccttctccatctccctcgtcctccctgCCCTTATACGTGTTTTCCTTCGCAGCGTTAGCATCGTTAGCGGGGGAGCAGCTGCAGCCTGATGAATTATAGATGTACGGAGACGACGTGTGttagaaagaggagaggaggtttGTGTTTAACATCCTCATCGTCAGGTTCCTGCTCTTTTTGTTCGAGCTACCTGAACTGGTGCATTCTGGGAAGAAGCCACTGGTGCACGTCTGTAAAAAGAGCCTCGCAGATTCAGTAATCTCTATtaaaatcacttcttaaaaacCCAGATAGATACGGATTGTTTTTATCCGTGTTTAAATATATCTTAGTTTGGGCTTCCTGTTGTTATTGTCTCGTCTTTGTatcaataaagttattattgaTTGAAAATCTACAGAGGGAATATGATAATTGGTGCCTCAACTGAATAATCTGTAGGTTATTTACAAAACTAATGTCAGAAAACAGTTAAAAATCTAAATATCTTCagtttaatatttagttttgtcaACTAAATTACTGTCTTTAATTCCTTTCCTCCcctcaacatttttttaattaatgcacGGTAAACAAATGAGATGAGAGGGTTAAGTTGATGTTTTCTCCACCAGCATGCTCACATTCCTGCATCCTGACCTCCATGTAGTCCACGCTGTCCACACACAGAGgatcagagacacacactctacacacaTCCGGAGTAAACGAAgcagaaaagtgtgtgtttatggccGTGGAGGCCCGAGGGCCGGCGGGGTTGTTATGTATGGAGCCGGCGTGTTTCAGTTGTTTATCAATTTTCACTGAAACGCGTTTGTTGTGAAAACGCGGTCGTAAAAGGTTCAAGCGTACGACCACATGAGAACGTCCTCTTTATGGTCTGGGTTTGGTTGTATTTAACCAGAAAGGGCCCATTTGAGATATAAAAACCTTGGTAATCGGGACCAGAAACGACactcttctctatttttaaGGAGAATATTTTAGTGGAAGAAGCCGAGGCGGAGTAGTTTTGTTAATTAAACCAACATCTCGTTAACGGCTTAATAAATTGCATATCAAAAGagaatttattttccttctggGATGATTTTGGGAGGTCCAGCACTGGATAACAGTGTAAACAGGGACAGCTGGAGGCTACTGGGACATTCCCCTCTCTGCTCTTATTCCAGTGGAATTCCAAGCACTCcccagtttgtgtgtttatctaaCCAGAAGCACGCGGCGGGCAGCCGTTCTCTCGACTTACCGGGGCAAATCCTGgtctctgaccaccagggggcgactcctctggttgtatagaagtctatgtttcatgtgttaaagctgcattctctctcctgaccaccagggggcgactcctctggttgtatagaagtctatgcttcatgtgttaaagctgcattctctctcctgaccaccagggggagactcctctggttgtatagaagtctatgattcatgtgttaaagctgcattctctctcctgaccaccagggggagactcctctggttgtatagaagtctatgattcatgtgttaaagctgcattctctctcctgaccaccagggggcgactcctctggttgtatagaagtctatgcttcatgtgttaaagctgcattctctctcctgaccaccaggggaagactcctctggttgtatagaagtctatgcttcatgtgttaaagctgcattctctctcctgaccaccagggggcgactcctctggttgtatagaagtctatataaatgactctacttctcttgatttattccctcagtaaacattgtaaacattagtttttggtctcaatctctagtttcaagtcttcaatacagcgtgatgttcatttagtaaattatggtctaaTTTGTAGTAAAGTACatcataaagcagggtatgctttagggcggggcttattgTGATGGACagggttgtctgtgtgtgttttcgtcaACGCTCATTTCACATATTTCCTCCCTTAGAGAAACAATAAAATTATACAAATGtatctttgttattttttcaACCCAAAGTCAATGAGGTCATATCAAAGAAAGTCAAAAGCACAGAAACGTCCGTCCGCTCGAAGAAGCTTCTGTAACCTTCCTTTGTCTTGTGGGACGAGTCCCGCCTCCAGGTTCTCtaggtgagaacacacacacacacacacacacacacacacacacacacacagctcagaggGGGGGGTTCCATCTTCTCGCTCACCTGATTGTTATTCAGAGCACGCCCGTCTCACTTCAACCCCTGCTGAAGCTGAGGAAACACACtttgctgcacacacacgcgtcgGCACGAGGGGGTTCATAACAAAAGCATCGGCGCCTCATACAGCCACAGACAACGGCTTAACCGATATCCAAAAAGGGAACAGACGCTCCAACTAAAATGTTCattgtataaatgtgtgtttaagatTCTCCGGGTTTGGGAAGCAGTGAGCACACGACTGGATGAATGAGACCTGGAGGTCATTTAGCTTCGCTTGTTGCGATTCATCGAGGCTTTTGATACGTTTGGTGAAAAATATGACGTTTTCTTCAGGAATTCCAGGGAACAAAGTGATTGACATACAAAAAGGTCACGTTAAACCCAGAAGCAAATCATCATCGTTCATCTCTGTCGTCTATTAGCGGCTAAAGAGACACGTTTTGTCCTCGGgagtcggtggagaccaaaacaagagcaacaaaaaataaagaaacgttTATATTTGACTTAATGCTAATGTAGCCGTTGCGTGGAACACCTTAAACGCTGTGTTTATTACTGTGCGATGTCCCACGTTAAATAAACCGATAAGTAAATAACGTGACGTACCTTCGGCCTTGGTGCGGGTCTCtctcgccccctgctggtgtcGCTCAGCGCTGCCTTGACTGTAACATCTGGTGAAGGGAACGGGCGACAGGCTCCGGCAGTCGGCCTCCGAACGCCGCTCCGGGATGGGAGAGAAATCCAGGGAGGGGTGGGAGTGGGTTGAGTAGGAGAAGGGGTCGGCGGCCGTCTTGAGCGGCGGCGACCCGCCCGATCCGCCGTTTCTCCGCTTGCTTCTCGCGATCTCCGCGAAGGAGGTGACCCGCGGGGGAGCCGGCGTGGTGGCGGCGTCGGCGTCTGCCTCGCTGAGCCGGACGGGGCAGCTCAGCATGCGCTCCAGCGATCCGAGCCGGGGGGGCGGAGACTCGTCCAGGTTGCGGTCGTAGCTGCGAGAGCGGGGGCGGGGTCCCGAGGACGCTCCGATTACGGCGCGGCCAACCACGGGAGGGGAGACGTTGACGTACACCTGGCCTTCCATCGCGGCGGCGGGGGAGCCGGCGGCTCCAACGGCCGCCTGCTgatgcttctcctcctcctcctcctcctcatcatcctcatcaccaccatcgtcatcatctcGCTGAATGAGGAAAGAATATTTGTTGTATGTCATGATATGAAAACATCGTGttaatattttatacatttccaAGTCTTGAAAAAGTGTGACGATTTTATATATTCCTcgtaagccaatcagagcagaggagctcttaaagagacaggcggaGGGTggatacataataataataataataataataatgcatttaatttatatagcgcttttcataatactcaaagacacttgcATAAAATATGAAACTGTTATATATTGCAGTGATTGGAAGATTCTCCACTCACCCTGGATGACTCTCCgtcttcgtcctcttcctccacaccctcctcctcgGCTCTCTGCCTGAACAGGAAGTACTCGTTGGGCTGGGTCGGGGTGGGGCTGCCTTTGCTGTGCTCGTCGGAGCAGCTGTTGACCGAGGAGCCCGCGGGGCTCGGAGACGACTGGGCCGACAGGTCGCACGTGACCAGCTTGTAGTAGTTCTGGGTGGCGACCACCAGTCGCGCCTGGCTCTGCAGACAGGAGGCGAGGTCTCCGGACGACCCGGAGTGCGGCGGGTGGTAGGAGTTGCAGTTGGCGTCGAGGTCGAGGGCGCCCTGGTGCTCCGCGGCGCACGAGCacgtggaggaggtggacaggTGCGGCTCGCGGACGAGAGGGAAGGTGCCGCCGAGGCAGGAGGGTTGTGAAAGAGGCGGTTCCGTCGGGGAGGTGTGAAGGTCCAAATAGAAAGCCCCCACCGCGGAGTCTCGCTTGGGATCCGAAGCGGACGAGGTGCGGCGGTGCTCAGCGGAGCCGTTGAGGTTGGTGTGCCCGGACGGCGGCGGCTTCTCCGGAACGCTGTTGTTCATCTTGTTGTAAATGGCGCTGAAGTTCACCAGCACGCCGTCCGAGCTGTTGCAGGAGGAGTCGCTGCCGTAGCCCCGCTGGCACTCCGAGAAGGGCTCCGAGAAGGATTCGGGGAAGTGCTGAGGGTAGTTCTGGGAGAGCGCGCAGCAGGAGCAGTGCTGCgtgcaggagctggaggagctccGGCCGCACCTCATGGGGTGGTCCTCCTCTTCCCCGTCGTCCTCGCCCCAGTCCTGCTCGCCGCAGTCCATGGACATGTTGGAGCCGCTGCTGCTGTGGCGCAGCTGGCTGTCCAGTCCCAGGATCTCCAGGTCCTTCAGGTGGGCGGAGAGCTCGGAGGCCGCCGCCCTCAGAGAGTGCCGGGTGCTTCCGCCCGCCGACCGGTGCAAAAGGAAGGGCTCGGCGGCGAAGCCCAGGTCGTGCAAGTGGAAAGGAACCATCCCTTTGTCGAGGGCGGGGTTGGTGTCGCTGTGGAGGTGAAAAGAGGAGTCTTCAAGGTAACCGCTGAGGTTGtcgccatcctcctcctcctcctcctcttcttcctcctcatcctcgtcctctgTGTTCAGCAGGAACGGATTGTGACGCAGCGGATTCCTGTTCCTGGGTTTGGCCCTGGGCAGCGTGTGAGCGCTGATCGCCTGGTCCTCCGAATTGCTCGAGGTGAACGATGAATCGTCGCTCGCCGTGCTGCCTCCCCTCCCGCCGACGTTCCTCTCCGTCTGGCCGTTGTGGGAGGCCCGGGAGCCGCCGGAGGCCTGGATCAGGCTGCTGTAGAGCAGAGCCTCTCTCTGAAGGACGTCTCTCTCGGGGAGCGACGTGGTGCGACTCAAGCCCAGGTTCTCCGGCGGGATGAACGTGGCGCCCCTCTTCAGCGAGATCCCGCAGCCACCCTGCCGTCCGCCGGACACCTGGCAGTGCACCAGGGGGATGTGGTGCACGATCAGGGTCTCGCCCAACAGCTTGGGAGGGCTGTCCATTGATGcaggagaagggggggagggagcTCCTGTGTGGGGTCAAGGGTACAGGTAGATGTGGGGTCTGTTTGGCGCTTTAGTTCACGCTCTGTGTGCCGGGCCCAGCTCTGAGGGGCTGCCGGGCATTTGGAAGGAGAGGTCGCGGAGGTCAACGCCGTGGTCCGAGTGGCACATCTGGAAcatacggagagagagaaagaggaaagttACGTTACGGGCCACATTCAGGAGACAGAAGGGTTCGAGGCCACGCGGTCGTAGTCCAGGAAATAGAGCGATCAATAACGAGTAACGTCCTCGTTAATCTCAGTCGAGACAAATAAACATGgcttttatattatattcttaattgttgttgttttttttatgtcaaatgAGTTCCTCGTTGCCATCAGATCTTTTGTGTTTCATGATTTTGACAGGAAATATTAAAGTAAAGTTCACCCAGAAATAAGCTTCTTATCTAAAATAGATGCAGTAACAGTACAGAACTCCATCCCTCTAGGCTCATCTGTGCACTGAGCACAGtgagtcatacacacacacaccaagcagCTGACTCTTAAACAGGGCTATGATATCATCCCCATATTACACCCTAagtgagtaacacacacacacatctgtcacaccttaaatggaaataaagaataaaataaaacctcaCGTCTCTCTCACTTTGCAGGCCGATGACAAATTGAGCCGATTATTGGTTTATGTTGATTTTAAATCACGGGGCGGGCTTTAGCACCCCGTGCTCGTGATTCAGAGACACGTTGACGCTCAACCTGGATGCAGGTGATCACACGCATGTTAAAAGGTGTGGTTTTAGACGTCAATATAAGATTTATAAGTTTTAGTGTCTTGGAGCGATTGCAGTTTAATACTTTCTGGTATTTTTGAGtgatttttcatctttttttttatcaattctCCAGTGgttaccattttttaaattttatttagcACCAAATATGTGTAACAAATggaatcaacaaaaaaaattgcTGCCAATAAATTATGAGACATAAGTACTTACAGTCATAACGCTGTAAGCTGTACAATCTTATTTTAATGGATTTAgtcttatttcttatttaagAATCAAAACAACttgacacacactgctgcatcTCAAAAATAATAACTCAGGACCCCCTTTAGGATCTGTGTGGGTCTACAACGGTCCAGACGATATTTTCCCAGACGCTCTCTGCATTTCTTCTGTCAACAGTGGttgaaagtcttttttttttcttatctaaAATGACATGGATATTTCTGTCAGACGTAAGTTAATTCACCCTTtgaaacatgtttaatttcCCCCAGTAAAGTATTACAAAGTACAATATAAGCTGTACTAGTATTATCGTCTGCTCACCGGATCACGACCTGGACCAGACTAACTAAGATTTATAGTAATCCCTCTATTATACCTGCTTAGTGAACCATAATCCCATGAAAAAGCTAATTTGAAACACTATTCTAATTCTTTTGGCAAGTGTGATTgagactagagagagagaaaaaaaaaaagaggtgttACATTACGTCACATTAAAGAGACGcacaatataattataataattataacaatatacGGGACCTTCTCGAGCACAGTAACTAGCAGGTGCATCGTGAGTACTGcttcatcctttttttattgttaaatgtGGAGAAGCCAAAAGGCCGGCTGGATGTGGGACTAGTTTAAGAGCAGAGTGATAACTGAGATGTCACTCTTGAGAAGTAACCTTTTAAAATGGTATTTACTGTCAGGGAGGCTTCAGCTTCAACCTTTTTCATCTCACAGCCCGGAACAATGAACTTCTGCTGCATTGTgtacttttgtttgttgttgttgtttttatgaattattGGAGGCAAGACAAGACCATTATCAGCTACATGACATACCTTCTAATAAAATGCATATTTCCTGCTTTGTTCGTGGACACCTCATCATAGCAGTTGTAGGCTggcagagtttttttttaaatcatatctaTAACGCAGATTTTCTTTTCCTGAAGGGTTGAGCCGCAGAGCTCCATGCTGGGACCCACCTCCGCCGTGGGGCCCTTTCCGGTCCCGAGCGTGGAGCAGGGAAGTGACGTCCGATATTGTTTGAAATGGAGCCGCACAAAGTCCGCCAACAACATCGAACAACACAACCTGAACATTTTTATAACTGTAATTTAAGAACTTAGGTCACCTGTACTAAgtacagtaacctgtactatgctaacgttagctagcaagGCTAATGTCAGATAGTAATTCCCGTTGA from Cyclopterus lumpus isolate fCycLum1 chromosome 9, fCycLum1.pri, whole genome shotgun sequence includes these protein-coding regions:
- the rusc2 gene encoding iporin, translating into MDSPPKLLGETLIVHHIPLVHCQVSGGRQGGCGISLKRGATFIPPENLGLSRTTSLPERDVLQREALLYSSLIQASGGSRASHNGQTERNVGGRGGSTASDDSSFTSSNSEDQAISAHTLPRAKPRNRNPLRHNPFLLNTEDEDEEEEEEEEEEDGDNLSGYLEDSSFHLHSDTNPALDKGMVPFHLHDLGFAAEPFLLHRSAGGSTRHSLRAAASELSAHLKDLEILGLDSQLRHSSSGSNMSMDCGEQDWGEDDGEEEDHPMRCGRSSSSSCTQHCSCCALSQNYPQHFPESFSEPFSECQRGYGSDSSCNSSDGVLVNFSAIYNKMNNSVPEKPPPSGHTNLNGSAEHRRTSSASDPKRDSAVGAFYLDLHTSPTEPPLSQPSCLGGTFPLVREPHLSTSSTCSCAAEHQGALDLDANCNSYHPPHSGSSGDLASCLQSQARLVVATQNYYKLVTCDLSAQSSPSPAGSSVNSCSDEHSKGSPTPTQPNEYFLFRQRAEEEGVEEEDEDGESSRRDDDDGGDEDDEEEEEEEKHQQAAVGAAGSPAAAMEGQVYVNVSPPVVGRAVIGASSGPRPRSRSYDRNLDESPPPRLGSLERMLSCPVRLSEADADAATTPAPPRVTSFAEIARSKRRNGGSGGSPPLKTAADPFSYSTHSHPSLDFSPIPERRSEADCRSLSPVPFTRCYSQGSAERHQQGARETRTKAEGGLSTSSDSGPAVVRYSKDQRPTTLPIQPFTFHHQFASRPPQPKPQLPLLSGYVSGMQARSSSTSGSGSGDPAGEDGGDAAEIVHRYQGTVAAAAPPPPGSVRPSPLGSYSPVRLQGAPSSGTCSTCTPHSPSCPLSAGLGTPPPAKQGGASVPPTAPPPSLGAKRGAAQGHCFHGDKLSPLGCVESGKPAEESNAPGARTHHAHHLSPQALKWREYRRRNPLGLERASEGHSSGHPEPDGSGAGARPARRNVFDFPSAPNALGRLNAGQSAKLQQIYSDFLPDYFSLTEKPPEEFCLSPDPSSSSSCSASSQSHVSVDLTQKRGLVKAVNTAVDLIVAHFGTSRDPDVKAKLGNSWVSPNVGHLILKYLCPALHEVLQDGLKAYVLDLIIGQRRCRPWSLAEASTQPGPSTRVLHGLFSKASQYSELTSHSMRLNAFVIGLLNLKSLEFWFNHLYTHEDIIAAHYNPWGFLPLSQGACQPLFEELLLLLQPLSLLPFDLDLLFEPHLLQKGQEHLRRKEQLCSAGQSVDRSTRSTFQLMRGWSATVSEMVRDSGAEARRERPALRREGTWPRMEGVGARAEGAKPRLRSEGATTTATESATAVRRPDTMEDLWKERGMSGQRMKGVGQESQGDGEDGREKAGRKEKEKDVAEEGRQRQERQAGWWYQLMQSSQVYIDQSAEGSKFVKTEKRRKPSERRQNRLPPTREGVVEGAESSQEGEGQSSRNGSGSSGESSGSRGRPSWMGSPPDSVLNQEKEAKPPGGAAQEESASQGQGLRWGRLFGAGVGSPTRAEPAEQKGKAQKTRPPSGWLSLDRSVLDLVAQTIGAAGGGKKAEPPAAPAHHPQTASPPPPPPTRPTEARQPSPCEVRALCHHIATEPGQLSFSKGDVLRVLSRRPDPDWLLCSLGSTRGLVPIVYVTLNGAEDGRDAAAGLGRC